The window CACagaacaaaaatatttctgatataGTCTATGTTtactataaaataatttatgaataaaacGAAACTTCAATAAACTGTTATTATTCTGAGGATTATTCAGATGTGTAGGTTTCATAATGAAATTTAAAACTAAATATaccagattaataaaaatttattctgACATCATCAGAAAATTAAACAATTCATATAATTCAAGCAAAATTATGTTATCCTGCCCTCTTTTCTTTTGCTAAAGTGAAGTTCATTTCCAAACAAGATTTTCCAGAGTCATGGGTGCTCTCCACTTTGACGTCAATGGTGCCAGCTGCCATTCCTAGTTGGTTTTTGTACTTGCCGATATTAACTTTATTATCGAGAGTACTGCATATTTTTTCCTACggagaaaattttattctcttAAAACTTCTTAAGAATGTACACATTAAACATCAATGAAGTGGTACGATTTCTTGGGCGTGGATTCATATAATGAAGGGgtaagaatttttttgattaatgttacataaatattcaataaatggtTACTTCTCTGAGAGTTTTAAAATACACATATGTCATTACTTTGCGCATGTTTTAAAGATTAAATCAAAGAGTACTTACAGCTTTTATAGGACATTCTAATGGTactgaaaatgttttcaaagcACTCAACAATGTTGCGTCTTTTATGTTCTTTACTACTTCACAAGCATCTGCTTCACCTTCTATTGGTGGCATAGGTGCTTTATTGATCGTATATTTCACCTAAATACAGATTAACCATTAGATTAGTGTAAGTATTGGAAATCAAATGCAGTTCGAAATTACCTTGTGTGTTGCAAAATCTTTTGTTATTTCCACGCAACCTGCCATTGCCAAATTGCAATCTTTATCCAGCACGACATTGCTGTCTCCCGCAAAAGTAATGACTCCTCCTGTCATGCAATTTTTAGCATGGTTTAGTTTGATAGAATacccattctgaaaaaaaaaataatttactaATGTAAAGTGCGAATTTCAGATAGAGGCATTCACCCTTTTGTAATAGCTGAAATTTAGGTAGAAATATAGGAATAGGTATAGAGAAAGATGCATTAGAACCTTTTCTAAGTGAATGTATACCCTGTGGCCCATTACAGACGCGGATCTCATTTTGAGGGAGTACATAAAgatattttgagaatattttttgCGATGTGTATAGGGTAATCAGAagcacaatttaaaattattttcatacaccctgtataaatgaaaataattttaaattgtactTCTGACTATCCCAAACACATCGCAAAAAATAATCTCAAAATATCTTCATTTACACCATTCAAATGAGATCCGCTATGTTTGAAAGTTCATTATATCTTCATACTGAATATTATGAATGAAGCAGTTTTGAGCAAAAAAGAATCTAGAGACTTCAGAAGATACCTACCAACTCCTTTTATAGGTTTAGAAGAAGGAAACATGCAAAgtagaataaaaaattatgaaatataattttttaggTAGGAAAATTATAACATTATCTActcaattgaaaaatgaatctaTAAAAACCGAGAAACATAATGTCATATTTCATTTAATCTGATAAAACCTATAAATGAAATGTTCATTACTCACACAAGCTTCCGAACTTTTCCATCCATATAACATGAAAATACAAAAGCACGAaactaaatttgaaatattcatgttgTAATAGGTTCTTTACTGCACAACTGTCACTATGTAACTGAAATGATATATGCAATGTCCGTGTTTTCATAGGAAAAGGATGCATCTTTAATTTTTGGATGTGGATCGAAATCAGTCATTACAAAGATAAccttcaatcataaaataattcgAATATAATTGCATCTCATTGTTTGAGATGAGCGATTTGAATCTATAAtgtataaaatgatttttttttcatttgtaattTATCGAATTCACCGGCATTTTCGATGGATGTTCAGAAAGAAATGATATCCAGCGAAGCCTAGGAAGAAACATAAATGAAAGTAGGGCATATTTTGAACGCCAAGTAACATACTCAGGTATTATTTCCGaactgaatattcaaaaattgcgggttttcctcattttaagttcttcctcgataactcttgaagtaggTACTCATTTAAGGTAGAAGGGTGtatctttttcatgaaactttccatgagcaattcgcacatttgcagctATATGTTCGCGACAACTTCTCGAATTCCATCTtaaaggtcttgaatcgattgtggaccATTGACAAAGACCTCATCTTTCACTAGGCCAAAAAACTCTaaaggtattaaatcacaagatctcggtggccagttGAGATCACCTCTGAGAAAAAAACGGCTAGGAAACTTTTCCTCCAAATTTGGGATTGTTGCTTCTATGGTACGTAGCACTGACTTGTAGAAAATAATTGTAGTCCTcctcaatatcttccaatttcggCCATAAAAAATTGATCATACCTTTTAGatacaatattttcatcagtaaaaTTCAAGCCTGAATAGTTCCAGAGGACCAaatgaattttcgaatattgTTACCAGAATATAAGCAATGCTATTGTAAACTTGTGACCAAGAGGTCTCAGGGTCGAACCTTCCAAAGATGTAACATTCTCAAAAAAGCTTTCATGCCACCTTTTCGAAAATCAGATATTCTAGCTAGGAGATAAGCCGATACGTGTGATATCAGTGTTTTTGTACCAAAtctgaatagaatagaatagaatagaatagccTTTATTGGTGATATTGCATAACAATAAAGTTGCTTTCACAAGTCATAAACAATACAATCAATAGGTGAGATGAAAACATTCAATGATAAGTCTAATTCAAATTTCTCAGAAATTTTCGCATTACAAAAATTGTTCTGAACCAAAAATTTAAAACAGATATCACGTCTTTTCTGAAACTTGTCCAAagtttttctggaaaaatattaAAGCTTTTTGTCAGAAATTTATTTAATCGGTTGCTATTGATCTCTTGTGAAGCAAAATGATAAATTTCGAGTTTC is drawn from Harmonia axyridis chromosome 7, icHarAxyr1.1, whole genome shotgun sequence and contains these coding sequences:
- the LOC123684314 gene encoding uncharacterized protein LOC123684314; the encoded protein is MNISNLVSCFCIFMLYGWKSSEACNGYSIKLNHAKNCMTGGVITFAGDSNVVLDKDCNLAMAGCVEITKDFATHKVKYTINKAPMPPIEGEADACEVVKNIKDATLLSALKTFSVPLECPIKAEKICSTLDNKVNIGKYKNQLGMAAGTIDVKVESTHDSGKSCLEMNFTLAKEKRAG